One genomic region from Pseudoduganella lutea encodes:
- a CDS encoding glycosyl hydrolase — translation MPQRHARRSLVAAARTALPGRLRWTVLAAALAAGLAHAAPRDPTVYQHIGDVANHLASPPADARPMMRWWWFGPAVEKAQLAHEIDQMKWGGIGGVEIQAVYPMALDDPSRGVKNLPFLSAEHLDAVRFANEKGRSAGLRVDLTLGSGWPFGGPHIGIGDAIGKMRVAAIDLPAGASGYALPAVTEGEKIEAVFIGGGTAKEYDATRLRPLKETVAGNGRGAVQPEPAPRVAVYYIASRSGMQVKRPAVGGEGYVLDHMSRRAIDNHLANVGEPLLKAFGDQPPYAIFSDSLESYGTDWTDNFLEEFQRRRGYDLRPYLPLVFSGQGADAPALRHDWALTQTELVEDHYLKPVTAWAHRHGTRFRSQTYGEPPASLSSFRHQDLFEGEGAQYRQFSFTRLASSAAHLYGKPVVSAETWTWLRSPAHTASPLDMKAEADRMFVQGVTQIIGHGWPYSPPNAPEPGYQLYAAAVSNHHQPWYMVMPEVSSYLARVSYLLRQGAPANQVAVLLPNDDVYAINRPGKTSLSGEMPKFIQPALVQQIMDSGHNLDYVDPEAVLRVGLDRYPVLVMPNVTRLAPEVLAKLAAYVKGGGRIIAIGATPSLAPGFKDAQRITAEVKRAAAALFAAGRNVTRIGTDAELGRALQAVLPGDVQLSDARHRVSFVRRKLADADIYFIANTSNEPVSANLAFRQPRRHATRLDPDSGRLAQSALAPRLELAPYESVVYVMSDAPMRGAAPQRKTHDAAVVADLSAGWQVRFPDRAPVTMDKLVSWTDSEATRYFSGQAVYERQVTVTAAQLDGRRVSLDFGTGTPLPDSGVHAHHSGMRAMYEPALRDAAIVTVNGQRAGTLWHPPYRLDVTPFLKAGANAIEVKVANLGVNTLAGRELPDFKLLRLRYGNRFELQDTAKIAPQPAGLLGPVTLVGEAVR, via the coding sequence ATGCCCCAGCGCCACGCCCGCCGATCCCTTGTCGCAGCCGCCCGGACTGCATTACCCGGCCGGTTGCGGTGGACCGTGCTGGCCGCCGCGCTGGCCGCCGGCCTGGCCCATGCCGCGCCGCGCGATCCCACCGTCTACCAGCACATCGGCGACGTGGCGAACCACCTGGCCAGCCCACCGGCCGATGCCCGGCCGATGATGCGGTGGTGGTGGTTCGGCCCCGCCGTCGAGAAGGCGCAGCTGGCCCATGAAATCGACCAGATGAAGTGGGGCGGCATCGGTGGCGTGGAGATCCAGGCCGTGTATCCGATGGCGCTGGACGATCCGTCGCGTGGCGTGAAGAACCTGCCGTTCCTGTCGGCGGAACACCTCGATGCGGTGCGCTTCGCCAACGAAAAGGGGCGTTCGGCCGGCCTGCGCGTGGACCTGACCCTGGGCAGCGGCTGGCCGTTCGGCGGACCGCACATCGGCATCGGCGATGCGATCGGCAAGATGCGCGTGGCGGCCATCGACCTGCCGGCCGGCGCCTCGGGCTACGCGCTGCCGGCCGTGACGGAGGGCGAGAAGATCGAGGCGGTATTCATCGGCGGCGGCACGGCGAAGGAATACGATGCCACGCGCCTGCGGCCCCTGAAGGAGACGGTGGCCGGCAACGGCCGCGGCGCCGTGCAGCCGGAGCCCGCGCCGCGCGTGGCGGTGTACTACATCGCCAGCCGCTCCGGCATGCAGGTCAAGCGGCCCGCGGTGGGGGGCGAAGGCTACGTGCTCGACCACATGAGCCGCCGCGCCATCGACAATCACCTGGCGAACGTGGGCGAGCCGCTGTTGAAGGCGTTCGGCGACCAGCCGCCGTATGCGATCTTCTCGGACAGCCTGGAAAGCTATGGCACCGACTGGACCGACAACTTCCTCGAGGAGTTCCAGCGCCGGCGCGGCTACGACCTGCGGCCGTACCTGCCGCTGGTGTTCTCCGGCCAGGGTGCCGATGCGCCGGCCTTGCGCCATGACTGGGCGCTGACCCAGACCGAACTGGTGGAAGACCATTACCTGAAACCGGTCACGGCATGGGCGCACCGGCATGGCACGCGGTTCCGCTCGCAGACCTATGGCGAACCGCCCGCGTCGCTGTCGAGCTTTCGCCACCAGGACCTGTTCGAAGGCGAGGGCGCCCAGTACCGGCAATTCTCGTTCACCCGGCTGGCGTCGTCCGCCGCGCACCTGTACGGCAAGCCGGTGGTGTCGGCCGAAACATGGACCTGGCTGCGCTCGCCGGCGCACACGGCAAGCCCGCTGGACATGAAGGCCGAGGCGGACCGCATGTTCGTGCAGGGGGTGACGCAGATCATCGGCCACGGCTGGCCGTATTCGCCGCCGAACGCGCCGGAGCCGGGCTACCAGCTGTATGCGGCGGCCGTGTCCAACCATCACCAGCCGTGGTACATGGTGATGCCGGAAGTGTCCTCCTATCTCGCGCGGGTCAGCTACCTGTTGCGACAGGGCGCGCCGGCCAACCAGGTGGCCGTGCTGCTGCCGAACGACGACGTGTACGCGATCAACCGGCCGGGCAAGACCTCGCTGTCCGGCGAGATGCCGAAATTCATCCAGCCGGCACTGGTGCAGCAGATCATGGACAGCGGCCACAACCTCGATTACGTCGACCCGGAAGCCGTGCTGCGCGTGGGGCTGGACCGCTACCCGGTGCTGGTGATGCCGAACGTGACGCGGCTGGCGCCCGAGGTGCTGGCGAAACTGGCCGCTTACGTGAAAGGCGGCGGCAGGATCATCGCGATCGGCGCCACGCCATCGCTGGCGCCGGGCTTCAAGGATGCGCAGCGCATCACCGCCGAGGTGAAGCGCGCTGCGGCCGCGCTGTTCGCGGCGGGCCGCAACGTGACGAGGATCGGCACGGATGCGGAACTGGGCCGCGCACTGCAAGCCGTGCTGCCGGGCGACGTGCAACTGAGCGACGCGCGCCACCGCGTCAGCTTCGTGCGCCGCAAGCTGGCCGATGCCGACATCTACTTCATCGCCAATACCAGCAACGAGCCGGTGTCCGCGAACCTGGCGTTCCGGCAACCGCGCCGCCACGCGACACGGCTCGATCCGGACAGCGGCAGGCTGGCGCAGTCGGCGCTGGCGCCGCGGCTGGAGCTGGCGCCTTATGAATCGGTGGTGTATGTGATGAGCGATGCGCCGATGCGTGGTGCCGCGCCGCAGCGCAAGACCCACGATGCCGCCGTGGTGGCCGACCTGTCGGCGGGCTGGCAGGTGCGCTTCCCGGACCGGGCGCCGGTCACGATGGACAAGCTGGTGTCGTGGACCGACAGCGAAGCCACGCGCTACTTCTCGGGGCAGGCCGTCTACGAAAGGCAGGTCACGGTCACGGCGGCGCAGCTGGACGGCAGGCGCGTGTCGCTCGACTTCGGCACGGGCACGCCGCTGCCGGACAGTGGCGTGCATGCGCACCATTCGGGCATGCGGGCCATGTACGAACCCGCATTGCGCGACGCGGCCATCGTTACCGTGAACGGCCAGCGCGCCGGCACCCTGTGGCATCCGCCATACCGGCTCGACGTGACCCCTTTCCTGAAGGCCGGCGCCAACGCGATCGAAGTAAAAGTGGCCAACCTGGGCGTGAACACGCTGGCCGGGCGCGAGCTGCCGGACTTCAAGCTGCTGCGCCTGCGTTATGGCAACCGCTTCGAACTGCAGGACACGGCGAAGATCGCGCCGCAGCCGGCAGGCTTGCTGGGCCCCGTGACGCTGGTAGGGGAGGCGGTGCGGTAA
- a CDS encoding sulfate ABC transporter substrate-binding protein yields the protein MTNKKIAFGTLGMTSVLRRLLLASAAATALGMAPAYAADVTLLNVSYDVARELYKDVNPVFEAQYKQQSGKSIEVKQSHGGSSKQARSVADGLEASVVTMNQANDIDMLADRGLVVKDWAKRFPNNAAPMYSTMVYLVRKGNPKGIKDWADLAKPGVQVVIPNPKTAGNGRYTYLAAWGSVLQNGGNDAQARDLVTKIFRNVPVLDGGGRAATTTFTQRQIGDVLVTFENEVNLVRAEMGSNFDIVYPSVSILAESPVAVVDKVVDKRGIRKEATAYLNFLYSEAGQEIIAKHYLRPRSAAVAKKYAAQFKPIKLFTVDDVFGGWRAAQKRHFDDGGEFDKIYASK from the coding sequence ATGACTAATAAAAAAATCGCATTTGGAACCCTCGGCATGACATCCGTGCTGCGCCGCCTGCTGCTGGCGTCCGCCGCCGCCACGGCGCTGGGCATGGCGCCCGCCTACGCTGCCGACGTCACGCTGCTGAATGTGTCCTATGACGTGGCACGCGAACTGTACAAGGACGTCAATCCTGTCTTCGAAGCCCAGTACAAGCAGCAATCCGGCAAGAGTATCGAAGTGAAGCAGTCGCACGGCGGCTCGTCGAAGCAGGCGCGCTCGGTGGCCGATGGCCTGGAAGCTTCTGTCGTGACGATGAACCAGGCCAACGATATCGACATGCTGGCCGACCGCGGCCTCGTCGTGAAGGATTGGGCGAAGCGTTTCCCGAACAATGCCGCGCCGATGTATTCGACGATGGTGTACCTGGTCCGCAAGGGCAACCCGAAAGGCATCAAGGACTGGGCCGACCTGGCCAAGCCCGGCGTGCAAGTCGTGATCCCGAATCCCAAGACCGCCGGCAACGGCCGGTACACCTACCTGGCGGCCTGGGGCTCGGTGCTGCAGAACGGCGGCAACGATGCGCAGGCGCGCGACCTGGTGACGAAGATCTTCCGCAACGTGCCCGTGCTCGATGGCGGTGGCCGCGCGGCCACCACCACGTTCACGCAACGCCAGATCGGCGACGTGCTGGTGACGTTCGAGAACGAGGTCAACCTGGTGCGCGCCGAGATGGGCAGCAATTTCGACATCGTCTACCCATCGGTGTCGATCCTGGCCGAATCGCCGGTCGCCGTGGTGGACAAGGTGGTCGACAAGCGCGGCATCCGCAAGGAGGCCACCGCCTACCTCAACTTCCTGTATTCGGAAGCGGGGCAGGAAATCATCGCCAAGCATTACCTGCGTCCGCGCTCGGCCGCGGTGGCCAAGAAATACGCGGCCCAGTTCAAGCCGATCAAGCTGTTCACCGTGGACGACGTGTTCGGCGGCTGGCGCGCGGCGCAGAAGCGCCACTTCGACGACGGCGGCGAGTTCGACAAGATCTACGCGAGCAAATAA
- the ltrA gene encoding group II intron reverse transcriptase/maturase: MNRVRHQMSAEAERVAVRRGEASSQASSDETRFTRQKTKDTGRNLLTQALARENMHRAWKRVKANKGAAGVDGLDISQTQEHLKHAWPTIKKQLLEGTYRPMPVRRVGIPKPDGSERELGIPTVIDRLIQQALLQVLQPLIDPTFSEHSHGFRPGRRAHDAVLRAQQYVQEGYRVVVDVDLSKFFDRVNHDILIDRLRKRVNDIGVIRLVRAYLNAGIMDGGMVSQRMEGTPQGGPLSPLLANVLLDEVDRELERRGHRFARYADDCNVYVRSEKAGERVMALLKRQYDKLHLKINESKSAVASALGRKFLGYELYATKKGAVKRAVSDKAQDTFRQRIRQLTRRSGGRSISEIIDKLRPYVLGWKAYFGLSQTPGIWRELDEWMRHRMRAIHLKQWKRAKTIYRELLNLGATPNVALRVAQNSRRWWRNSRFALNNVLTIAYFDRLGMPRLT, encoded by the coding sequence ATGAATCGGGTAAGGCATCAGATGTCCGCAGAAGCGGAGCGGGTCGCGGTAAGGCGGGGTGAAGCCTCGTCCCAAGCTTCCAGTGATGAAACCCGGTTCACGCGGCAGAAAACGAAAGACACAGGGCGAAACTTGCTCACGCAAGCGCTCGCGAGGGAAAACATGCATCGCGCGTGGAAGCGCGTGAAGGCGAACAAGGGAGCCGCAGGTGTCGATGGGCTGGATATCAGCCAGACTCAAGAACATCTGAAACACGCTTGGCCGACCATCAAGAAACAACTGCTGGAAGGCACGTACAGGCCGATGCCGGTGCGGCGTGTGGGCATTCCGAAGCCGGATGGAAGCGAACGTGAGCTGGGGATACCCACCGTGATCGACCGTCTGATTCAGCAGGCACTGCTGCAAGTGCTGCAACCGCTGATCGACCCTACCTTTAGTGAACACAGCCATGGGTTTCGGCCCGGCCGCCGTGCGCATGATGCCGTGCTCAGGGCACAGCAATATGTGCAGGAAGGCTACCGCGTCGTGGTCGATGTGGACCTGTCGAAATTCTTTGACCGGGTCAACCACGATATCCTGATCGACCGCCTACGGAAACGCGTGAACGACATCGGAGTGATCCGGCTGGTGCGCGCCTACCTGAACGCGGGAATCATGGATGGCGGTATGGTAAGCCAGCGAATGGAAGGTACGCCGCAAGGCGGGCCGCTGTCTCCACTGCTGGCCAACGTGCTTCTCGACGAGGTGGATCGCGAACTGGAACGCCGGGGCCACCGCTTTGCCCGCTATGCCGATGACTGCAACGTGTATGTGCGCAGTGAGAAAGCTGGCGAGCGGGTGATGGCCCTGCTCAAGCGTCAATACGACAAGCTGCACCTGAAGATCAATGAATCGAAAAGTGCAGTGGCTAGCGCATTAGGCCGCAAATTTCTGGGGTACGAGCTTTATGCAACCAAGAAAGGAGCGGTCAAACGGGCTGTGTCGGACAAAGCGCAAGACACGTTTCGGCAACGGATCAGGCAACTTACTCGCCGGTCCGGTGGCCGCAGCATCAGCGAGATAATCGACAAACTCCGCCCCTACGTGCTGGGATGGAAAGCCTATTTTGGACTGTCGCAAACTCCAGGAATCTGGCGTGAACTGGATGAATGGATGCGTCATCGAATGCGGGCGATCCACCTGAAACAATGGAAACGAGCGAAAACGATATATCGTGAGCTGCTCAATCTCGGGGCAACGCCCAATGTGGCGTTACGGGTGGCGCAGAACAGTCGCCGCTGGTGGCGCAACAGCCGATTTGCTCTAAATAACGTGCTGACGATCGCTTACTTTGATCGCCTCGGCATGCCACGCCTCACTTAA
- a CDS encoding VOC family protein yields the protein MEAQEVHRGRLIDHIQLVVKDLPASQRFYTAIFEVLNIPVGGTAEDYFWVDELFVSAQDSETAQGHLTGRHHLAFQARDRAMVDAFYKAALEGGGKDNGAPGERPYHPGYYAAFVTDPDGNNIEAVFHGESKRSAPSVHITW from the coding sequence ATGGAAGCTCAAGAGGTACACCGCGGCCGCCTGATCGATCATATCCAGCTGGTCGTGAAAGACCTGCCCGCGTCGCAGCGGTTCTATACGGCGATCTTCGAGGTCTTGAACATTCCGGTCGGCGGCACGGCCGAGGATTATTTCTGGGTCGACGAACTGTTTGTCTCGGCACAGGACAGCGAGACCGCCCAGGGCCACCTGACGGGGCGCCACCACCTGGCGTTCCAGGCACGCGACCGCGCCATGGTCGACGCCTTTTACAAGGCGGCGCTGGAAGGCGGCGGCAAGGACAACGGCGCACCTGGCGAGCGCCCCTACCACCCCGGCTATTACGCGGCCTTCGTGACCGACCCGGACGGCAACAATATCGAAGCCGTGTTCCACGGCGAATCGAAGCGCAGCGCCCCGTCGGTGCACATCACCTGGTAG
- a CDS encoding PhoX family protein gives MSKISRLPEAEDFGTNPSGNPYIGDIAAARLSRRAILTGGLSTVALALFGCGGGDDSAPVTPGTPTAPVEPALPANTLNFDSVKRTPMMAGDDLIVPPGYRWTAVTRQGDPIGSKLGAPAFRTSAARRFDTTGADAELQFGDNHDGMAWFPLPYGSKNSERGLLAINHEAARANVISGFRFAGVNAATDPATLDPAGETAVNPDVVRKQKAYHGVSVAEVYRDAAGQWQVQRDSTYARKVHADTWIGIGGPARGHAALRTGGDPAGEQVRGTLGNCGSGATPWGTYLTCEEDSHKNYFATRELPADDARFTDPKWARYNIVAGYARDYTWHFLDKRFDLAVEPNETNRFGWVVEIDPYDPTWQPVKRTAMGRFAHENVAHLVNADRRVAFYMGDDQGFDYLYKFVTTKAMDPDNRTANRGLLDDGVLHVAKFNDDGSGEWLPLVHGQNGLTAENGFADQASVLIWARLAADKVGATQMDRPEWIASDAASGWVYATLSNNTGRGSATAPGNTAATPRAAQPKNATNPRDKNLHGHIIRLRDAGGNVAGTRFNWEMVVLAGTGTTDTPDPANRGTINGDAFSSPDSVMFDGWQRLWIGTDAGDALKASDWTGAGTDWSGLGNDMLLAMNTRTGQVKRFLIAPDGAEVCGTQMTADGRTLFVNIQHPGTEQPRDTPIDAMTWPDKVPVSQGGIVRSATVAITRIDGGVIGI, from the coding sequence ATGAGCAAAATCTCCCGCCTGCCCGAAGCCGAAGACTTCGGCACCAACCCATCCGGCAACCCCTACATCGGCGACATCGCCGCGGCCAGGCTGTCGCGCCGCGCGATCCTTACTGGCGGCCTCAGCACGGTAGCGCTCGCACTGTTCGGCTGCGGTGGCGGCGACGATTCCGCGCCGGTAACGCCAGGAACGCCAACAGCGCCGGTCGAGCCTGCCCTGCCGGCAAACACGCTCAATTTCGACAGCGTGAAACGCACGCCGATGATGGCCGGCGACGACCTCATCGTGCCACCCGGCTACCGCTGGACGGCCGTCACGAGGCAGGGCGATCCGATCGGCAGCAAGCTGGGCGCGCCCGCGTTCCGCACCAGCGCCGCGCGCCGCTTCGATACCACCGGCGCCGACGCGGAACTGCAATTCGGCGACAACCACGATGGCATGGCCTGGTTCCCGCTGCCCTACGGTTCGAAGAACAGCGAACGCGGCCTGCTGGCGATCAACCACGAGGCGGCGCGCGCCAACGTGATCAGCGGCTTCCGATTTGCCGGCGTGAACGCCGCGACGGATCCGGCCACGCTGGACCCGGCCGGCGAAACGGCGGTGAATCCGGACGTGGTGCGCAAGCAGAAGGCTTACCACGGCGTCTCCGTCGCCGAGGTGTACCGCGACGCCGCCGGCCAGTGGCAGGTGCAGCGCGATTCCACGTATGCCAGGAAGGTGCACGCGGACACGTGGATCGGCATCGGCGGCCCGGCGCGCGGCCATGCCGCGCTGCGCACGGGCGGCGACCCGGCCGGCGAACAGGTGCGAGGCACGCTGGGCAACTGCGGCAGCGGCGCCACGCCGTGGGGCACCTACCTCACCTGCGAGGAGGACAGCCACAAGAACTACTTCGCCACGCGGGAGCTGCCGGCGGACGATGCACGCTTCACGGATCCGAAATGGGCCCGCTACAACATCGTTGCCGGCTATGCGCGCGACTATACGTGGCACTTCCTGGACAAGCGTTTCGACCTCGCCGTGGAACCGAACGAAACGAACCGCTTCGGCTGGGTCGTGGAAATCGATCCATACGACCCCACGTGGCAGCCGGTCAAGCGCACGGCCATGGGGCGCTTCGCGCACGAGAACGTGGCGCACCTGGTGAACGCCGACCGGCGCGTGGCGTTCTACATGGGCGATGACCAGGGCTTCGACTACCTCTACAAGTTCGTCACCACGAAGGCGATGGACCCGGACAACCGCACCGCCAACCGCGGCCTGCTCGACGATGGCGTGCTGCACGTGGCGAAATTCAACGACGATGGCAGCGGCGAATGGCTGCCGCTGGTGCATGGCCAGAACGGCCTGACGGCGGAAAACGGTTTTGCCGACCAGGCATCGGTGCTGATCTGGGCACGCCTCGCCGCGGACAAGGTGGGTGCCACGCAGATGGACCGCCCCGAGTGGATCGCTTCAGACGCGGCCAGCGGCTGGGTCTATGCCACGCTGTCGAACAACACCGGCCGCGGCAGCGCCACCGCACCGGGCAACACGGCTGCCACGCCGCGCGCCGCCCAGCCGAAGAATGCGACGAACCCGCGCGACAAGAACCTGCACGGCCACATCATCCGCCTGCGCGATGCCGGCGGCAACGTGGCGGGCACCCGCTTCAACTGGGAGATGGTCGTGCTGGCAGGTACCGGCACCACCGATACGCCGGACCCGGCCAACCGCGGCACGATCAACGGCGATGCGTTCAGCTCGCCGGACAGCGTGATGTTCGACGGGTGGCAACGGCTGTGGATCGGCACGGACGCGGGCGATGCGCTGAAGGCATCCGACTGGACCGGTGCGGGCACCGACTGGTCGGGCCTCGGCAACGACATGCTGCTCGCGATGAATACCCGCACCGGGCAGGTCAAGCGTTTCCTGATCGCCCCGGACGGCGCCGAAGTCTGCGGCACGCAGATGACCGCCGATGGCCGCACGCTGTTCGTCAACATCCAGCACCCCGGCACCGAGCAGCCGCGCGACACCCCGATCGATGCGATGACGTGGCCCGACAAGGTGCCTGTCTCGCAGGGCGGTATCGTGCGCTCCGCCACCGTGGCCATCACGCGCATCGATGGCGGCGTGATCGGCATCTGA
- a CDS encoding FxDxF family PEP-CTERM protein — protein sequence MKLHSIALAAVLAGAFGGASAETYNFDLKGGPTVWSTYLVASHGVGEFTDTFTFTNYSVTSNVATSSLINVFNGVNDIDFTSVKLNGVDMSFKNNDWVSTIGFNDVAVNGTLSLVVTGVVTGKVGTTTFYGGNFAVTAVPEPTTYGMLLGGMAVLGFAARRRKQG from the coding sequence ATGAAACTGCATTCCATCGCTCTCGCGGCCGTTCTGGCTGGTGCCTTCGGCGGCGCCAGCGCCGAAACCTACAACTTCGACCTGAAGGGCGGCCCGACCGTCTGGTCCACGTATCTCGTTGCTTCCCACGGCGTGGGTGAGTTCACCGACACGTTCACGTTCACGAACTACTCGGTCACGTCGAACGTCGCTACCAGCAGCCTGATCAACGTATTCAACGGTGTCAACGACATCGACTTCACCAGCGTCAAGCTGAACGGTGTCGACATGTCGTTCAAGAATAATGACTGGGTGTCGACGATCGGCTTCAACGACGTTGCCGTTAACGGCACGCTGAGCCTCGTCGTCACTGGCGTCGTCACCGGCAAGGTGGGTACCACGACCTTCTACGGCGGCAATTTCGCCGTGACCGCGGTGCCGGAACCCACGACGTACGGCATGCTGCTGGGCGGCATGGCCGTGCTGGGCTTCGCCGCACGCCGCCGCAAGCAGGGCTGA
- a CDS encoding GNAT family N-acetyltransferase: protein MSFEIRLAVPADATTVCQVLRRSIAECCVLDHHDDPGILAAWLGNKHPAMVTSWFESPTNYSLVAVRDGEVVGVSLLTGAGKLALCYLVPEAQRQGAGSALLRRMEEQALASGMKALYLHSTATAEGFFDASGYRRDGNVRSPYGVETILFWKPLVRDAQPDARKRFCNCNSA from the coding sequence ATGAGTTTCGAGATCCGCCTTGCCGTTCCCGCCGATGCCACTACCGTATGCCAGGTCTTGCGCCGCTCGATCGCCGAGTGCTGCGTGCTCGACCACCACGACGATCCGGGCATCCTGGCGGCATGGCTGGGCAACAAGCACCCGGCCATGGTCACGTCATGGTTTGAATCACCGACCAATTATTCGCTGGTGGCGGTGCGCGATGGCGAAGTCGTCGGCGTGTCGCTGCTGACCGGGGCCGGCAAGCTGGCGCTGTGCTACCTGGTGCCGGAAGCGCAGCGCCAGGGGGCCGGTTCGGCGCTGCTGCGGCGGATGGAAGAACAGGCGCTCGCCTCGGGCATGAAGGCGCTGTACCTGCACAGCACGGCCACGGCCGAAGGCTTCTTCGACGCCAGCGGTTACCGGCGCGACGGCAATGTGCGCTCGCCGTATGGCGTGGAAACGATCCTGTTCTGGAAACCGCTGGTGCGGGACGCGCAACCCGATGCGCGCAAGCGCTTCTGCAACTGCAATTCCGCCTAG
- a CDS encoding class II glutamine amidotransferase yields MCQLLGLNSSVPAGLGPFFDVFAERGGRTDEHKDGWGIAFHSGKRCRLYTDHRAAIDSPLAARIRRRPLRARTILAHIRKATKGRIAIENVHPFARQLWGRTWCFAHNGDLKEFDPVPGLFVPQGDTDSEAAFCLLLSRLAARFPDGEPATHLLREALAEVAAGIAAHGTFNFILSNGETLFAHCSTHLHYRLDDGRAMIATQPVDTREGWVAFAAGELKAFGSGALHP; encoded by the coding sequence ATGTGCCAGCTCCTCGGATTGAACAGCAGCGTACCCGCCGGACTTGGCCCTTTCTTCGACGTGTTCGCGGAACGCGGCGGCCGTACCGACGAGCACAAGGATGGCTGGGGCATTGCCTTCCACAGCGGCAAGCGCTGCCGGCTGTATACGGATCACCGCGCCGCGATCGATTCGCCGCTGGCCGCCCGGATCCGCCGCCGCCCGCTGCGGGCCCGCACGATCCTGGCCCATATCCGCAAGGCTACCAAGGGCCGCATCGCGATCGAGAACGTCCACCCGTTCGCCCGCCAGCTGTGGGGCCGCACGTGGTGCTTCGCGCACAATGGCGACCTGAAGGAGTTCGACCCGGTGCCCGGCCTGTTCGTGCCACAGGGCGACACGGACAGTGAAGCGGCGTTCTGCCTGCTGCTGTCGCGCCTTGCCGCCCGCTTCCCGGATGGCGAGCCGGCAACCCACCTGCTGCGCGAAGCGCTGGCCGAAGTGGCTGCCGGGATCGCCGCGCACGGCACGTTCAACTTCATCCTGTCGAATGGCGAAACGCTGTTCGCGCACTGCTCCACGCACCTGCATTACCGCCTGGACGATGGCCGCGCGATGATCGCCACCCAGCCGGTCGACACGCGTGAAGGCTGGGTCGCCTTCGCGGCCGGCGAACTGAAGGCTTTTGGCAGCGGCGCGCTGCATCCGTGA
- a CDS encoding serine hydrolase, which produces MIKKIAAAVLLSVSAAALAVPLGSQSVLVVDDAGKIILEKNADTVVPIASLTKLMTAMVVLDSRLDMNEQISIDQDDVDTFKHSTSRVPVGATLSRADVLHLALMSSDNRAAASLARTFPGGPAGFKAAVNAKIRSLGMKNTSIAEPTGLSPSNISTAEDLVKMAAAAARYPTIASMTTDKSDIMRIKGREVEYHNTNRLVGAKGWDIGLSKTGYTEEAGRCLIMRIKAAGRNATMVLLNAGGSSARIADAMNIRRLITGNDAPRVSTAPRVMKAAAKSRNVAAKSNGRKKAADKSSGRKKAVDKKKPSRRRAS; this is translated from the coding sequence ATGATCAAGAAAATTGCAGCAGCAGTGCTGCTATCCGTTTCCGCAGCCGCGTTGGCCGTGCCGCTCGGTTCGCAGTCCGTGCTCGTCGTCGACGACGCCGGCAAAATCATCCTCGAAAAGAACGCCGACACCGTCGTGCCGATCGCCTCGCTGACCAAGCTGATGACCGCAATGGTCGTGCTGGACTCCAGGCTCGACATGAACGAACAGATCAGCATCGACCAGGACGACGTCGACACGTTCAAGCACAGCACGTCGCGCGTGCCGGTCGGCGCCACGCTGTCGCGCGCCGACGTGCTGCACCTGGCGCTGATGTCGTCCGACAACCGCGCCGCCGCGTCGCTGGCGCGCACCTTCCCCGGCGGCCCGGCCGGGTTCAAGGCAGCCGTCAATGCCAAGATCCGCTCGCTGGGCATGAAGAATACGAGCATCGCCGAGCCCACCGGCCTGTCACCAAGCAATATCTCGACCGCGGAAGACCTGGTCAAGATGGCCGCCGCCGCCGCACGCTATCCCACGATCGCGAGCATGACGACCGACAAGAGCGACATCATGCGGATCAAAGGCCGCGAGGTCGAATACCACAACACCAATCGCCTCGTCGGTGCGAAAGGCTGGGATATCGGCCTGTCGAAGACCGGCTACACGGAAGAAGCGGGCCGCTGCCTGATCATGCGCATCAAGGCGGCCGGCAGGAATGCCACGATGGTGCTGCTGAACGCCGGCGGTTCCTCGGCACGCATCGCCGATGCGATGAACATCCGCCGCCTGATCACGGGCAACGATGCGCCGCGCGTCTCCACCGCGCCGCGCGTGATGAAGGCTGCGGCGAAGTCGCGCAATGTCGCCGCCAAGAGCAATGGCCGCAAGAAGGCCGCTGACAAGAGCAGCGGACGCAAGAAGGCCGTCGACAAGAAAAAACCGAGCCGGCGCCGCGCATCGTAA